A single region of the Roseofilum capinflatum BLCC-M114 genome encodes:
- the cruF gene encoding gamma-carotene 1'-hydroxylase CruF, which translates to MKPLEIAQRICLMGHIATMPFGWVGLLFILPNPEIIVNLPPIGQTLFRVSMSGGGVVNILLGAAAVALYAYRTLGLRRWLGFMVPAVCLSLSSELMGTCTGFPFGDYGYLSGLGYKIVGLVPFTIPLSWFYVGLVSYLIALGGLQVAQNRTVIKQVGAIALGAILLTAWDFVLDPAMSQTIIHFWEWGQEGPFFGMPYQNFAGWLATGALFMSVGTWIWGQELPQVSRPQLGFPLVVYLSNFTYAAVLSGFSGFTTPVVLGILMAVIPALVLWWITPGQIEESEPLNVAARRVRAAAVNVVGK; encoded by the coding sequence ATGAAGCCACTTGAGATTGCCCAACGAATATGCCTGATGGGTCATATCGCCACCATGCCCTTTGGCTGGGTGGGGTTGCTCTTCATTCTCCCGAACCCAGAGATTATCGTAAATTTGCCCCCCATCGGTCAAACCTTGTTTCGGGTGAGTATGTCTGGAGGTGGGGTTGTCAATATTTTATTAGGAGCAGCAGCCGTTGCTCTCTATGCCTATCGGACGTTGGGACTGCGCCGTTGGTTGGGATTTATGGTTCCTGCGGTGTGTTTGTCCCTGAGCAGTGAACTGATGGGAACCTGTACGGGGTTTCCTTTTGGAGATTACGGGTATTTGAGCGGATTGGGTTATAAAATTGTGGGTTTAGTGCCCTTTACTATCCCCCTGTCTTGGTTTTATGTGGGATTAGTCTCTTATCTGATTGCCTTGGGGGGCTTGCAAGTGGCCCAAAATAGAACGGTGATTAAACAAGTGGGGGCGATCGCCTTGGGTGCTATTCTACTGACAGCTTGGGATTTTGTTCTTGACCCGGCCATGAGCCAAACGATTATCCATTTTTGGGAATGGGGACAAGAGGGGCCGTTTTTTGGAATGCCTTATCAGAATTTTGCCGGTTGGTTAGCGACAGGAGCGCTGTTTATGAGTGTGGGGACTTGGATTTGGGGTCAGGAATTGCCCCAAGTTAGCCGCCCCCAATTGGGATTTCCCTTAGTGGTTTATTTGAGTAACTTCACGTATGCGGCAGTCCTGAGTGGGTTTAGTGGATTTACGACTCCAGTGGTTTTAGGTATCCTAATGGCAGTGATTCCAGCGTTGGTGTTGTGGTGGATCACCCCCGGACAGATTGAGGAGTCAGAACCCCTTAATGTTGCTGCTCGTCGGGTGAGAGCGGCCGCAGTCAATGTTGTTGGTAAGTAA
- the cruG gene encoding 2'-O-glycosyltransferase CruG, which produces MDGGQILTWGLLAIQIPAIAILLFRLLKGPFRHPPIQPQSADLEMLGSVSVVVPTLNERDRLSPCLEGLTRQSYEVREVLVVDSHSTDGTGDLVLQTAAKDPRFRLLHDDPLPPDWVGRPWALHTGFLHSSPKSEWILGIDADTVPHPGLVAGLIQMAQGEGYDLVSLSPRFILEYPGECWLQPALLMTLVYRFGPTGTFESADRVMANGQCFLIRRRVLEELEGYTPAKSSFCDDVTLARIAAQRGFKVAFWDGAPVLKVRMYEGAWQTWQEWGRSLDLKDATSPWQLWTDLWFLFAVQCLPLAVIILGMISAFPEGIISQTLVSINLALFAIRFALGFAIFPSYDLSKARFSLLFWFSPLADPLAFIRILQSSFQTSIQWRGRTYQATPKSE; this is translated from the coding sequence ATGGATGGGGGCCAAATATTAACTTGGGGATTGCTGGCGATCCAAATTCCGGCGATCGCCATTCTCCTGTTTCGCCTGTTGAAAGGCCCCTTCCGCCATCCTCCCATTCAACCCCAATCTGCCGATCTGGAGATGCTGGGAAGCGTTAGTGTAGTGGTTCCGACGCTGAATGAGCGCGATCGCCTTTCGCCCTGTTTAGAGGGGTTAACGCGCCAAAGCTACGAAGTGCGCGAGGTCTTGGTGGTGGATAGTCATTCCACCGATGGCACGGGGGATTTAGTGTTGCAAACAGCAGCTAAAGACCCCCGTTTTCGCCTGCTCCATGACGATCCTCTACCTCCCGACTGGGTGGGAAGACCTTGGGCACTGCATACGGGATTTTTGCACAGTTCCCCGAAAAGTGAGTGGATTTTGGGCATTGATGCGGATACTGTGCCTCATCCGGGATTGGTGGCAGGTTTAATTCAAATGGCTCAAGGTGAGGGGTATGATTTAGTCTCCCTCTCCCCTCGGTTTATTCTGGAATATCCGGGGGAATGTTGGCTGCAACCGGCGTTATTGATGACGCTGGTGTATCGATTTGGCCCTACGGGAACGTTTGAAAGTGCCGATCGCGTGATGGCAAATGGGCAATGTTTTTTAATCCGCAGACGGGTTTTAGAGGAGTTAGAGGGCTATACACCGGCTAAATCTTCCTTTTGTGATGATGTCACCTTAGCTCGTATAGCTGCTCAACGGGGGTTTAAGGTGGCGTTTTGGGATGGCGCTCCGGTGCTGAAGGTGCGGATGTATGAGGGCGCGTGGCAAACTTGGCAAGAGTGGGGGCGATCGCTAGACTTAAAGGATGCAACTTCCCCCTGGCAACTCTGGACTGACCTCTGGTTTCTCTTCGCCGTGCAATGCTTACCCCTAGCGGTCATTATTTTGGGAATGATCAGCGCATTCCCAGAAGGGATTATTTCTCAAACTCTAGTGAGCATTAATCTAGCATTATTCGCTATTCGCTTTGCCCTAGGATTTGCTATCTTCCCCTCTTACGACTTATCAAAAGCCCGGTTTTCTCTTCTCTTCTGGTTCTCTCCTTTGGCCGATCCTTTAGCCTTTATCCGCATTCTGCAATCTAGTTTTCAAACCTCGATTCAGTGGCGTGGACGTACCTATCAGGCAACCCCTAAATCTGAGTAG
- a CDS encoding Uma2 family endonuclease, translating to MSLTVEDLEKLQTQFSDSHLDYRTELVDGKIIVMGLSDYVSEEIIARLITFLNMWVLPRKLGRVTGSSAGFRLPDGNLRGPDVSFVPAEKMREAPRAFAELVPDLAIEVRSASDNIKPLVEKLEKFLELGSQVGILVDPKNLTVTVYRSDCEPVVLTGEDRLTIPELLPGWELSVAEIWPPVFD from the coding sequence ATGTCTCTAACTGTTGAAGACCTAGAAAAACTCCAAACCCAATTCAGTGATTCCCATCTGGACTATCGAACAGAATTGGTAGATGGTAAAATTATTGTTATGGGATTATCCGATTATGTTTCTGAAGAAATCATTGCTCGATTAATTACCTTTCTGAATATGTGGGTACTCCCCCGAAAATTAGGTAGAGTCACTGGTTCTTCAGCCGGGTTTCGGCTACCAGATGGGAATTTGCGCGGGCCAGATGTTTCCTTTGTTCCGGCGGAAAAAATGCGTGAAGCCCCCCGCGCATTTGCCGAACTGGTTCCCGATTTAGCCATTGAAGTTAGGTCAGCATCAGACAATATTAAACCCTTGGTGGAAAAACTGGAGAAATTTCTGGAGTTAGGGAGTCAAGTTGGCATTTTAGTTGACCCGAAAAATCTCACAGTTACGGTTTATCGTTCTGATTGTGAACCGGTTGTTCTCACCGGTGAGGATAGGTTAACGATTCCGGAATTGTTGCCCGGTTGGGAACTCTCGGTTGCCGAAATTTGGCCCCCTGTGTTTGATTGA
- a CDS encoding Uma2 family endonuclease, whose translation MSLTVEDLEKLQTQFSDSHLDYRTELVDGKIIVMGLSDYVSEVIIARLVFFLQNWVIPRSLGYVTGSSAGFRLPDGNLRGPDVSFVPAEKMREAPRAFAELVPDLAIEVRSASDNIKPLVEKLEKFLELGSQVGILVDPKNLTVTVYRSDCEPVVLTGEDRLTIPELLPGWELSVTEIWPPVFD comes from the coding sequence ATGTCTTTGACGGTTGAAGACCTAGAAAAACTACAAACCCAATTCAGTGATTCCCATCTGGACTATCGAACGGAATTGGTAGATGGTAAAATTATTGTTATGGGATTATCCGATTATGTTTCTGAGGTGATTATTGCCCGATTAGTATTTTTCTTACAAAATTGGGTGATCCCAAGATCTTTAGGGTATGTCACTGGTTCTTCAGCCGGGTTTCGGTTACCGGATGGTAATTTACGCGGGCCAGATGTTTCCTTTGTTCCGGCGGAAAAAATGCGTGAAGCCCCCCGCGCATTTGCCGAACTGGTTCCCGATTTAGCCATTGAAGTTAGGTCAGCATCAGACAATATTAAACCCTTGGTGGAAAAACTGGAGAAATTTCTGGAGTTAGGGAGTCAAGTTGGCATTTTAGTTGACCCGAAAAATCTCACAGTTACGGTTTATCGTTCTGATTGTGAACCGGTTGTTCTCACCGGTGAGGATAGGTTAACGATTCCGGAATTGTTGCCCGGTTGGGAACTCTCGGTTACTGAAATTTGGCCCCCTGTGTTTGATTGA
- a CDS encoding HEAT repeat domain-containing protein has protein sequence MDKRFSQLFNLSEDRAIALLEMPLDQLTDPSDRYVAACHLMHYPTERSIAALIKAIHNQEDDLYNRIARRKAAESLGRLKAERAIPTLRECLTDSDMYTVENAVWAIGQIGTEDTEILEEITQLLHQPHQSYRVIIQVLAQLGYQSALEAIKPFIDSDDLCIASVAIAATSQLSGDFSLMDRVVSFLHSDNINVRRACIQDLMDTHYYPALPKIVQCPVSIVFRLRGIKHLAQTGMSAQKFTFAEVEPYFDRVIRDHPDTLEFVHEYDQTPSLEFAINELYSTDFGRCYLASYTLLHTYAQDAPEALLATFADKAHNDYGAHYHVVKLLGWLGYSPAYDLLIEALQNQAPQFQKSRAAAAIALGNLGATEAIPRLHEALQTSIFDLKYAALLALEQLGDRQGCQICAQDQDLILQAKAIAQNSR, from the coding sequence ATGGATAAACGATTTTCTCAGCTTTTTAATTTAAGTGAAGACCGGGCGATCGCCCTTTTAGAAATGCCTTTGGATCAGTTAACCGATCCGAGCGATCGCTATGTGGCAGCTTGTCACCTGATGCACTACCCCACAGAACGGTCGATCGCCGCCTTAATTAAAGCAATTCATAATCAGGAGGATGACCTCTATAATCGCATTGCCCGACGGAAGGCAGCCGAAAGCTTGGGACGACTGAAGGCAGAGAGGGCTATACCGACACTGCGCGAGTGTTTAACCGATTCGGATATGTATACGGTAGAAAATGCGGTTTGGGCGATCGGCCAGATCGGCACGGAGGATACCGAAATTCTAGAAGAAATAACCCAACTCTTACACCAACCGCATCAAAGCTATCGGGTGATTATCCAAGTTTTAGCGCAGTTAGGCTATCAAAGCGCTCTAGAGGCGATTAAACCGTTTATCGACTCAGACGATCTGTGTATTGCGAGTGTGGCGATCGCCGCTACATCCCAGTTAAGCGGCGATTTCAGCCTGATGGATCGAGTCGTGAGCTTTCTGCATAGTGACAATATTAATGTGCGCCGAGCTTGCATCCAAGATTTAATGGACACCCACTATTATCCCGCTCTGCCCAAAATTGTCCAATGTCCGGTTTCCATTGTCTTTCGTCTGCGAGGCATTAAACATCTGGCTCAAACCGGAATGTCTGCCCAGAAATTCACGTTTGCCGAGGTTGAACCCTATTTCGATCGCGTGATTCGCGATCATCCCGATACCCTGGAATTTGTCCACGAATATGACCAAACCCCCAGCTTAGAGTTTGCCATTAATGAACTCTATAGTACGGACTTTGGGCGCTGTTATTTGGCCAGTTATACCCTCCTACACACCTACGCGCAAGACGCACCAGAGGCACTACTGGCCACCTTTGCCGACAAAGCCCATAATGATTATGGCGCTCATTATCATGTGGTGAAACTCTTGGGATGGCTAGGCTACTCACCCGCCTATGATTTATTGATAGAAGCCTTGCAAAATCAAGCCCCTCAATTCCAAAAGTCTAGAGCTGCGGCAGCGATCGCCCTAGGCAATTTAGGCGCAACGGAAGCGATCCCCCGATTACACGAGGCTCTGCAAACCTCCATTTTCGATCTCAAGTATGCTGCTCTCTTGGCTTTAGAGCAATTAGGCGATCGTCAAGGATGCCAGATCTGCGCCCAGGATCAAGATTTAATTTTACAAGCGAAGGCGATCGCTCAGAATTCTCGTTAA
- a CDS encoding bleomycin hydrolase — MLDAFSRAVVSADASTAALSSDKIAELKGFIAEGNKRLDAVNAVASNASCCVSDAITGMICENDGLIQAGGNCYPNRRMAACLRDGEIILRYVTYALLAGDASVLEDRCLNGLKETYTALGVPATSAVRAVQIMKAICVAHINNTNKMYEGTSKFRKMDTPQGDCSALASECAGYFDRVIAALS; from the coding sequence ATGCTTGACGCTTTTTCGAGAGCTGTGGTATCAGCAGATGCCAGCACTGCCGCTCTGAGCAGTGACAAAATCGCTGAACTTAAAGGCTTCATTGCTGAAGGAAACAAGCGCCTAGACGCTGTTAACGCCGTAGCCAGCAACGCCAGTTGTTGCGTTTCTGATGCCATTACCGGCATGATTTGCGAAAATGATGGCTTAATCCAAGCCGGTGGTAACTGCTACCCCAACCGTCGTATGGCTGCGTGCTTACGCGATGGTGAAATCATTCTGCGCTATGTCACCTATGCCTTGTTAGCTGGTGATGCTTCCGTTCTCGAAGATCGGTGCTTAAATGGCCTAAAAGAAACCTACACCGCCCTGGGAGTTCCCGCAACTTCCGCCGTTCGCGCTGTACAAATCATGAAGGCTATTTGTGTTGCTCACATCAACAACACGAACAAAATGTACGAGGGAACCAGCAAATTCCGCAAAATGGACACTCCTCAAGGAGACTGCTCTGCTTTAGCTTCTGAGTGTGCTGGATACTTTGATCGCGTTATTGCCGCTTTAAGCTAA
- a CDS encoding bleomycin hydrolase, with the protein MKSVLTTAIAAADAAGRFPTNSDLESVQGSLQRAAARLEAAEKLSGNIDAVAKEAYDACIKKYSYLNNAGEANSTDTFKAKCLRDIKHYLRLVSYCLAVGGTGPLDEWGIAGQREVYRALGLPTAPYVEALTFARNRGCAPRDMSAQALVEYNALLDYVINSLS; encoded by the coding sequence ATGAAATCAGTTCTCACCACGGCTATTGCTGCTGCTGATGCTGCTGGTCGTTTTCCTACCAACTCTGACCTAGAGTCCGTTCAAGGTAGTCTGCAACGCGCTGCTGCTCGTTTAGAAGCGGCGGAAAAACTCAGTGGTAACATTGATGCCGTTGCTAAAGAAGCTTATGATGCGTGCATCAAAAAGTATTCTTACCTGAACAATGCTGGTGAAGCCAACTCCACCGATACCTTCAAAGCTAAGTGCCTGCGTGATATCAAGCACTACCTGCGCTTGGTTAGCTACTGCTTGGCTGTAGGCGGTACTGGCCCTCTTGATGAATGGGGAATTGCTGGACAGCGTGAAGTTTATCGTGCTTTAGGTCTGCCTACCGCTCCCTATGTTGAAGCTCTGACCTTCGCTCGCAACCGGGGTTGCGCTCCTCGCGATATGTCTGCACAAGCTCTAGTTGAGTACAATGCTCTCTTAGACTATGTAATCAACTCCTTGTCCTAG
- a CDS encoding HEAT repeat domain-containing protein, with the protein MTTDTDALFAQLKHPNPNLRERAMVQLAENRDEQTIGRLIEMVNEETVDIRRAAVKALGVIGPDAVSAIVSLFESSENATIQASCVKALAQVAVNYGPDAFPQEGVEGLKVALNHPNPVVNIAAVMALGAVGSPMLDLLVETLKTTDNLALAVSIINALASMGDGRATEVLTQLANDESADTYIRESATNALPRLEQTITYRGIGNGE; encoded by the coding sequence ATGACCACGGATACCGACGCTTTATTTGCACAGCTTAAACATCCCAACCCCAATTTACGAGAACGGGCCATGGTACAGTTAGCGGAAAATCGCGATGAACAGACCATTGGTCGCTTAATTGAGATGGTGAATGAGGAAACGGTGGACATTCGCCGCGCAGCCGTGAAAGCGTTAGGGGTGATTGGGCCGGATGCCGTTTCTGCCATTGTTTCTCTGTTTGAATCGAGTGAGAATGCCACGATTCAAGCCAGTTGTGTGAAAGCTTTGGCCCAAGTTGCCGTGAATTATGGCCCCGATGCTTTTCCACAAGAAGGGGTAGAAGGGTTAAAGGTGGCTCTAAATCATCCGAATCCAGTGGTGAATATTGCCGCAGTCATGGCTTTGGGGGCTGTGGGTTCGCCGATGTTGGATTTGTTAGTGGAAACGCTAAAAACAACGGATAATTTAGCCTTAGCGGTATCGATTATTAATGCTTTGGCTTCTATGGGAGATGGTCGTGCTACAGAGGTGTTAACCCAATTAGCAAATGATGAATCGGCGGATACTTATATTCGGGAATCGGCCACGAATGCTTTACCCCGGTTAGAGCAAACGATTACCTATCGGGGAATAGGGAATGGGGAATAG
- a CDS encoding HEAT repeat domain-containing protein, whose amino-acid sequence MNHPSPAEFSTSDRLGCLSTEETDAFLQSVQGQMVAQEFDSGDRQVLQQMVECLGDSRGMVRLSFAETIGKIGTPATPVLLEALRHHANPVVRRAAAKTLTLIADPAAVPTLVEALLNDDDMVVKGSSVGALARTGEVAVPALLEILADANHPENYKGLVGWALAFIGSEAKDLVYQQMASESPEVRAAVVEVMAQVAQENPENGDRASDAEYNRERQLLLQSLNDPASIVRCEAATALGNLKYTHAIPQLLELLQHSDIESRKSAALSLMKIGDLSVIDSLQTALTQESEPSVAQVIQLAITKLENSTPEDDDWED is encoded by the coding sequence ATGAATCATCCTTCTCCTGCTGAATTTTCGACTTCCGATCGCCTAGGCTGTCTGTCTACAGAAGAAACTGATGCTTTTTTGCAGAGCGTGCAAGGGCAAATGGTTGCCCAAGAGTTTGATAGCGGCGATCGCCAAGTTTTGCAGCAAATGGTAGAATGCTTGGGCGATTCTAGGGGGATGGTGCGCCTCAGTTTTGCCGAAACCATCGGAAAAATTGGCACACCTGCGACTCCAGTATTATTAGAGGCTCTGCGACATCATGCTAACCCCGTGGTGCGACGAGCAGCAGCCAAAACCTTAACCCTAATTGCCGATCCCGCAGCCGTTCCCACACTGGTAGAAGCCCTGCTTAATGATGATGATATGGTGGTTAAAGGCTCTTCTGTGGGCGCTTTAGCCAGAACCGGTGAAGTTGCGGTTCCCGCGCTATTGGAAATTCTCGCCGATGCCAATCATCCCGAAAATTATAAGGGATTAGTGGGTTGGGCGTTGGCATTTATTGGCTCAGAAGCCAAGGATTTAGTCTATCAACAAATGGCTTCTGAGTCCCCAGAAGTGCGAGCTGCGGTAGTCGAAGTGATGGCTCAAGTCGCGCAAGAAAATCCCGAAAATGGCGATCGCGCCAGCGATGCAGAGTATAATCGCGAACGCCAATTATTATTACAATCCCTAAATGATCCCGCCTCTATCGTCCGTTGTGAAGCAGCCACCGCATTAGGCAACTTGAAATATACCCACGCCATTCCCCAACTCTTAGAACTCCTGCAACATTCCGACATAGAAAGCCGCAAAAGTGCCGCCCTCTCCCTCATGAAAATCGGCGATCTCAGTGTAATAGACTCCTTACAAACCGCTTTAACCCAGGAGAGCGAACCATCCGTTGCCCAAGTGATTCAACTCGCAATTACCAAACTGGAAAATAGCACCCCAGAAGACGATGATTGGGAAGATTAA
- a CDS encoding glycosyltransferase family 4 protein, with the protein MKILFLHPNFPAQFRHLANVFGSNPNNQVVFITKNERPEWVIPGVRKVLFSPSREPRAETHHYVRPLESAVLYGQSVYRVAEQLRAEGFIPDIMYGHSGWGPTLFLKEVFPESPLLCYYEWFYHARGTDADFDPSEPLSADDLCRIRIKNASILQDLYNCDWGVCPTQWQKSQFPPEFQSKLSVIFDGIDTDYFKPNPSAKLKFTGEGFSKPIAPIDLSGVDEIVTYATRGMEPYRGFPQFMESIVYLQEQRPNCHVVIVGEDRVCYGKSLPNGKTYKQAMLERLNLDMSRVHFTGPLPYGLYLQVLQASTVRVYLTRPFVLSWSMMESLATGCLIVGSDTAPVREMIQDGENGLLVDFFSPKEIAKRVSEALDNPEKMAPLRQKARELIVEKYDLKNLLPKHIQIVENVAQGNLPNANADGFTPQMKAYMKNGNPKSSKGKKKKSKGFALP; encoded by the coding sequence ATGAAAATTCTATTTTTACACCCCAACTTTCCCGCCCAATTCCGTCATTTAGCCAACGTTTTTGGCAGCAACCCCAATAACCAAGTCGTGTTCATCACCAAAAATGAACGCCCCGAATGGGTCATTCCCGGAGTGCGAAAAGTTCTCTTCAGTCCCAGTCGAGAACCGAGAGCAGAAACCCATCACTATGTTCGCCCCTTAGAAAGCGCCGTTTTATATGGTCAAAGTGTCTATCGAGTCGCAGAACAACTCCGAGCAGAAGGGTTTATTCCCGATATTATGTATGGTCATTCCGGATGGGGGCCCACCTTATTCTTAAAAGAAGTTTTTCCTGAATCTCCTCTCCTGTGTTACTACGAATGGTTTTATCACGCCAGAGGAACCGATGCCGACTTTGACCCCTCCGAACCCCTTTCGGCTGATGATTTATGTCGAATTCGGATTAAAAATGCTTCGATTTTACAAGACCTATATAACTGTGATTGGGGAGTATGTCCGACCCAGTGGCAAAAGTCCCAATTCCCCCCAGAATTTCAAAGTAAATTATCCGTAATTTTCGATGGCATTGATACCGATTATTTTAAGCCCAATCCTAGCGCAAAATTGAAATTTACCGGTGAAGGATTTAGTAAGCCAATTGCTCCGATCGATCTATCCGGAGTCGATGAAATTGTTACCTATGCCACTAGGGGAATGGAACCCTATCGCGGTTTTCCCCAGTTCATGGAATCGATTGTTTATCTTCAGGAACAGCGCCCCAATTGCCATGTGGTAATTGTGGGAGAAGACCGGGTTTGTTATGGTAAATCGTTGCCCAATGGCAAAACCTATAAACAGGCAATGTTAGAGCGCCTAAACTTGGATATGTCACGGGTACATTTTACCGGCCCTCTACCCTATGGACTCTATTTACAGGTGCTGCAAGCTTCTACTGTGCGAGTGTATTTAACTCGACCCTTTGTGTTGTCTTGGTCGATGATGGAATCCTTAGCAACCGGCTGTTTAATTGTGGGTTCCGATACGGCTCCAGTCCGGGAGATGATCCAGGATGGAGAGAATGGTTTGTTGGTGGATTTCTTCTCGCCGAAAGAGATTGCTAAACGGGTGAGTGAGGCGTTAGATAATCCAGAAAAAATGGCTCCTTTGCGCCAAAAAGCGAGGGAGTTAATTGTGGAAAAATATGACTTGAAAAATTTGTTGCCTAAGCATATTCAAATTGTGGAAAATGTGGCTCAGGGCAATTTACCGAATGCGAATGCAGACGGGTTTACCCCGCAGATGAAGGCGTATATGAAAAATGGCAATCCGAAATCCTCGAAGGGTAAGAAGAAGAAATCTAAGGGGTTTGCTCTGCCGTAA
- a CDS encoding sulfotransferase domain-containing protein — protein sequence MVDYLIIGAQKSGTTSLYHHLIEHPGISPAKEKELHFFSLHFDRGMSWYEAQFPQPGMRGEASPYYLYHPLVPQRVHQCYPDAKLIVLLRDPVKRAISHYYHEVRWGFETLGLEAAIASEPQRLQGEVAKIQANPLYHSFNHRHYSYLDRGRYLDQLLRWYEYFPSEQFLILLAEDFYSHPQAIANQVYEFLELPPHDLTETPIYDAGDYPNISPQLYQQLAHYFTPHNQRLSVYLRQPLPWTMTKPSSPIDYEGAWDNYAQNWTSTDPDYQHVGDEWIGKQAGAASSRSEYEQLIETHLIAPYIQSGDRVLEIGIGGGKTAALLLKYCQELVCADISAQMLKATEERLGSEKTSYVKLNGLNLNGIQPASIDVCFCYDTMVHIEPRDIYNYLVQIPPLLRGRRLCLFHHSNILSPLGWEKFLNDYPHNLLGKRDGTAFSIMTNEIMEKFLTTLGYEILEQNTELVPRDCIWICRAPEQ from the coding sequence ATGGTGGATTACCTAATTATAGGGGCGCAAAAAAGTGGGACAACTTCCCTCTATCATCATCTGATTGAACATCCAGGGATTAGTCCAGCAAAGGAAAAGGAACTCCATTTCTTTAGCTTACACTTTGACCGGGGAATGTCTTGGTATGAAGCCCAATTTCCGCAACCGGGAATGAGAGGGGAAGCCAGTCCCTACTATCTCTATCATCCCTTGGTTCCCCAACGGGTTCACCAGTGTTATCCCGACGCGAAACTGATTGTGCTATTGCGCGATCCGGTAAAACGGGCTATTTCCCATTATTATCATGAAGTGCGCTGGGGATTTGAAACGTTAGGATTAGAAGCGGCGATCGCCAGTGAACCCCAAAGACTACAAGGAGAAGTGGCAAAAATCCAAGCCAATCCCCTGTATCATAGCTTTAACCATCGCCATTACAGTTATTTAGACCGGGGGCGATACCTGGATCAACTGCTGCGTTGGTACGAGTATTTCCCCTCGGAGCAGTTCTTAATTTTACTGGCTGAAGACTTTTACAGCCATCCCCAGGCGATCGCCAATCAAGTCTATGAATTCCTGGAATTACCCCCCCACGATCTCACAGAAACCCCCATCTATGATGCTGGAGACTACCCCAACATTTCCCCCCAACTCTATCAACAGCTCGCCCACTATTTTACCCCTCACAACCAGCGTTTATCCGTTTATCTTCGTCAACCCTTACCTTGGACTATGACTAAACCATCCAGCCCCATTGACTATGAAGGCGCTTGGGATAATTATGCCCAAAATTGGACATCTACCGATCCAGATTATCAGCATGTTGGTGATGAATGGATCGGCAAACAAGCCGGAGCAGCCTCTTCCCGGTCAGAATACGAACAGTTAATCGAAACCCATTTAATCGCGCCGTATATTCAATCTGGCGATCGCGTCCTCGAAATCGGTATTGGCGGAGGCAAAACAGCAGCCCTATTATTGAAATACTGTCAAGAATTAGTCTGTGCCGACATTTCCGCTCAAATGCTCAAAGCAACTGAAGAAAGATTAGGGAGCGAAAAAACATCCTACGTCAAACTCAATGGACTCAACCTAAACGGCATTCAACCCGCCAGTATTGATGTCTGTTTCTGTTACGATACCATGGTTCATATCGAACCGCGAGACATCTACAATTATCTCGTCCAAATTCCCCCACTTTTGCGCGGTAGACGGCTCTGTTTATTCCACCATAGTAACATCCTCTCCCCCCTCGGATGGGAAAAATTTCTCAACGATTATCCCCATAATCTTCTCGGAAAACGAGATGGAACCGCCTTCTCCATTATGACCAATGAAATTATGGAAAAATTCCTCACCACCTTGGGCTATGAAATCTTAGAACAAAATACGGAATTAGTGCCCAGAGATTGTATTTGGATCTGTCGCGCTCCTGAACAATAA